A single window of Salminus brasiliensis chromosome 18, fSalBra1.hap2, whole genome shotgun sequence DNA harbors:
- the LOC140539776 gene encoding uncharacterized protein: MRPRSRLLTKRGLPTIREGYEELVQDLNQTNSQHTSTQDYFHSICQLARPAFPLHEPDRDILSLGTLNSPKPCLRLHRLRQPLSLQLQQPLTTSSSVPISSQPSTHKEEAEQAQAQGPEQGGPDHPGSADPLEYLYSHGGAAAASTRRGRPGPESQRKSSCPELLGLAEPVPSPTVLQRSPVSRKKLDDGVRSSFPGKLDGASAGWRGKSSSRCMDKQTMVSHWIAECRSAWREARIRACMLPAIAEK; the protein is encoded by the coding sequence ATGCGGCCCAGGTCAAGACTGCTGACCAAGAGAGGCCTCCCCACCATCCGGGAGGGCTACGAGGAGCTGGTGCAGGACCTGAATCAGACCAACAGTCAGCACACCAGCACGCAGGACTACTTTCACTCCATCTGCCAGCTGGCCCGCCCAGCCTTCCCTCTGCATGAGCCTGACCGCGACATCCTGTCCCTCGGCACACTGAACTCGCCCAAACCCTGCCTGCGTCTGCACCGCCTGCGCCAGCCCCTCTCCCTGCAGCTCCAGCAGCCCCTCACAACATCCAGCAGCGTCCCCATCTCAAGCCAGCCATCAACACACAAGGAGGAGGCAGAGCAAGCTCAAGCCCAGGGCCCAGAGCAGGGCGGACCGGACCATCCAGGCTCAGCTGACCCGTTAGAGTACCTATACAGCCACggaggtgcagcagcagcgTCAACCAGAAGGGGGCGCCCTGGGCCGGAAAGCCAGCGCAAGAGCAGCTGTCCCGAGCTGCTGGGCCTGGCCGAACCCGTCCCGTCGCCCACCGTCCTGCAGCGCTCACCGGTCAGCAGAAAGAAGCTGGATGATGGAGTCCGCAGCAGCTTCCCGGGTAAACTCGAcggcgcctctgctggctggagGGGGAAGAGCAGCAGCCGCTGCATGGACAAACAGACTATGGTGTCGCACTGGATCGCCGAATGTCGAAGCGCGTGGAGGGAGGCCCGCATCCGGGCCTGCATGCTGCCCGCTATTGCCGAGAAGTAG
- the kiaa1191 gene encoding putative monooxygenase p33MONOX isoform X2 → MVSRPGDIPALEAGSGVSEGLLGGMSVPIGMTRRAISYDENLERPMSPPPSDINITNLWRRPVIPDRKFSRLAEEDETENAVKTTPALEPSQPPAPVVKAKASVLMNSLIVKQTQESIQTFEKRAGLTDTGYTPHKGLAAEETRFHRMAESLQKLHMQSVDLKEEKQSSSAQSTPSGTPQSSPKQKRSWFSSQGSAASLTGSELSASSSSSSDLGAGEGGMERWSVFGPRPQVHKSTSDMGTEAGTAGGFALQSYKGAQKPTPMEVMKAQATRLAEDPTNFKAPPKMEIPTVDGKRQMTRPHKLKHRDMNVLTPSGF, encoded by the exons ATGGTGTCCAGACCTGGAGACATTCCAG CCCTGGAGGCGGGCTCTGGAGTAAGTGAGGGCCTCCTAGGGGGCATGTCTGTTCCCATCGGGATGACCCGCCGAGCCATCAGCTACGATGAGAACCTGGAGCGGCCCATGTCTCCTCCCCCCTCTGATATCAACATTACCAACCTGTGGAGGAGGCCCGTCATTCCAGACAGAAAGTTCTCTCGGTTGGCTGAG GAGGATGAAACAGAGAATGCAGTAAAAACCACCCCTGCACTTGAGCCTTCCCAACCTCCAGCTCCGGTGGTGAAGGCCAAAGCTTCGGTTCTAATGAACTCCCTCATCGTCA AGCAGACCCAGGAGAGCATACAGACCTTTGAGAAGAGAGCTGGACTGACTGATACAGGTTACACCCCCCACAAAGGCCTGGCTGCTGAAGAAACCCGCTTTCACCGCATGGCTGAATCACTGCAG AAATTGCACATGCAAAGTGTCGACCTCAAGGAGGAGAAGCAGTCATCGTCTGCTCAGTCAACCCCATCCGGAACCCCTCAGTCATCTCCCAAACAGAAGCGCAG CTGGTTCAGCAGTCAGGGCTCAGCGGCCTCCCTCACAGGCTCAGAGCTCAGTGCCAGCTCTAGCTCAAGTTCGGACctgggagcaggtgaaggaggcATGGAGCGCTGGAGTGTCTTTGGGCCCAGACCACAGGTCCACAAATCCACCTCCGACATGGGTACAGAAGCAGGTACTGCAG GGGGCTTTGCCCTGCAGTCCTATAAAGGCGCTCAGAAGCCCACCCCCATGGAGGTCATGAAGGCACAGGCCACCCGGCTGGCAGAGGATCCCACCAACTTCAAGGCTCCACCCAAGATGGAGATCCCCACTGTGGACGGCAAGCGGCAGATGACGCGCCCCCACAAACTCAAACACCGCGACATGAACGTGCTGACCCCCTCGGGCTTCTAA
- the kiaa1191 gene encoding putative monooxygenase p33MONOX isoform X3: MVSRPGDIPALEAGSGVSEGLLGGMSVPIGMTRRAISYDENLERPMSPPPSDINITNLWRRPVIPDRKFSRLAEEDETENAVKTTPALEPSQPPAPVVKAKASVLMNSLIVKQTQESIQTFEKRAGLTDTGYTPHKGLAAEETRFHRMAESLQKLHMQSVDLKEEKQSSSAQSTPSGTPQSSPKQKRRSWFSSQGSAASLTGSELSASSSSSSDLGAGEGGMERWSVFGPRPQVHKSTSDMGTEAGGFALQSYKGAQKPTPMEVMKAQATRLAEDPTNFKAPPKMEIPTVDGKRQMTRPHKLKHRDMNVLTPSGF, from the exons ATGGTGTCCAGACCTGGAGACATTCCAG CCCTGGAGGCGGGCTCTGGAGTAAGTGAGGGCCTCCTAGGGGGCATGTCTGTTCCCATCGGGATGACCCGCCGAGCCATCAGCTACGATGAGAACCTGGAGCGGCCCATGTCTCCTCCCCCCTCTGATATCAACATTACCAACCTGTGGAGGAGGCCCGTCATTCCAGACAGAAAGTTCTCTCGGTTGGCTGAG GAGGATGAAACAGAGAATGCAGTAAAAACCACCCCTGCACTTGAGCCTTCCCAACCTCCAGCTCCGGTGGTGAAGGCCAAAGCTTCGGTTCTAATGAACTCCCTCATCGTCA AGCAGACCCAGGAGAGCATACAGACCTTTGAGAAGAGAGCTGGACTGACTGATACAGGTTACACCCCCCACAAAGGCCTGGCTGCTGAAGAAACCCGCTTTCACCGCATGGCTGAATCACTGCAG AAATTGCACATGCAAAGTGTCGACCTCAAGGAGGAGAAGCAGTCATCGTCTGCTCAGTCAACCCCATCCGGAACCCCTCAGTCATCTCCCAAACAGAAGCGCAG AAGCTGGTTCAGCAGTCAGGGCTCAGCGGCCTCCCTCACAGGCTCAGAGCTCAGTGCCAGCTCTAGCTCAAGTTCGGACctgggagcaggtgaaggaggcATGGAGCGCTGGAGTGTCTTTGGGCCCAGACCACAGGTCCACAAATCCACCTCCGACATGGGTACAGAAGCAG GGGGCTTTGCCCTGCAGTCCTATAAAGGCGCTCAGAAGCCCACCCCCATGGAGGTCATGAAGGCACAGGCCACCCGGCTGGCAGAGGATCCCACCAACTTCAAGGCTCCACCCAAGATGGAGATCCCCACTGTGGACGGCAAGCGGCAGATGACGCGCCCCCACAAACTCAAACACCGCGACATGAACGTGCTGACCCCCTCGGGCTTCTAA
- the kiaa1191 gene encoding putative monooxygenase p33MONOX isoform X1, translating into MVSRPGDIPALEAGSGVSEGLLGGMSVPIGMTRRAISYDENLERPMSPPPSDINITNLWRRPVIPDRKFSRLAEEDETENAVKTTPALEPSQPPAPVVKAKASVLMNSLIVKQTQESIQTFEKRAGLTDTGYTPHKGLAAEETRFHRMAESLQKLHMQSVDLKEEKQSSSAQSTPSGTPQSSPKQKRRSWFSSQGSAASLTGSELSASSSSSSDLGAGEGGMERWSVFGPRPQVHKSTSDMGTEAGTAGGFALQSYKGAQKPTPMEVMKAQATRLAEDPTNFKAPPKMEIPTVDGKRQMTRPHKLKHRDMNVLTPSGF; encoded by the exons ATGGTGTCCAGACCTGGAGACATTCCAG CCCTGGAGGCGGGCTCTGGAGTAAGTGAGGGCCTCCTAGGGGGCATGTCTGTTCCCATCGGGATGACCCGCCGAGCCATCAGCTACGATGAGAACCTGGAGCGGCCCATGTCTCCTCCCCCCTCTGATATCAACATTACCAACCTGTGGAGGAGGCCCGTCATTCCAGACAGAAAGTTCTCTCGGTTGGCTGAG GAGGATGAAACAGAGAATGCAGTAAAAACCACCCCTGCACTTGAGCCTTCCCAACCTCCAGCTCCGGTGGTGAAGGCCAAAGCTTCGGTTCTAATGAACTCCCTCATCGTCA AGCAGACCCAGGAGAGCATACAGACCTTTGAGAAGAGAGCTGGACTGACTGATACAGGTTACACCCCCCACAAAGGCCTGGCTGCTGAAGAAACCCGCTTTCACCGCATGGCTGAATCACTGCAG AAATTGCACATGCAAAGTGTCGACCTCAAGGAGGAGAAGCAGTCATCGTCTGCTCAGTCAACCCCATCCGGAACCCCTCAGTCATCTCCCAAACAGAAGCGCAG AAGCTGGTTCAGCAGTCAGGGCTCAGCGGCCTCCCTCACAGGCTCAGAGCTCAGTGCCAGCTCTAGCTCAAGTTCGGACctgggagcaggtgaaggaggcATGGAGCGCTGGAGTGTCTTTGGGCCCAGACCACAGGTCCACAAATCCACCTCCGACATGGGTACAGAAGCAGGTACTGCAG GGGGCTTTGCCCTGCAGTCCTATAAAGGCGCTCAGAAGCCCACCCCCATGGAGGTCATGAAGGCACAGGCCACCCGGCTGGCAGAGGATCCCACCAACTTCAAGGCTCCACCCAAGATGGAGATCCCCACTGTGGACGGCAAGCGGCAGATGACGCGCCCCCACAAACTCAAACACCGCGACATGAACGTGCTGACCCCCTCGGGCTTCTAA